A region of Terriglobia bacterium DNA encodes the following proteins:
- a CDS encoding glycosyltransferase family 39 protein, with protein MQSARRHLPLALVLLAATAARIGYVLAQPATDPDFSRPMLDGAYFFDWARSLASGHGGPGGAFYLAPLYPYLLAGFVRLFGESFALLYIAQHLFVVASAALLAGVARRASSERAGLFAAAILVLYHPSLFFASRPLGEAVALLVLALSLRLAVGDRRRDALLSGLAGGLASAARPNLLLVPAAWIATGVLARRRVRAAILAAGVALAVLPVAIHNLKASGHLVLLSSNSGITLYHGNGPGANGIFSRPPGFSGAVATQREDATAVARERTGSPLDDVEADGYWRREAVRARLADPVGTLGLAGRRLLLLVDNAEHGLDYAPALDENPWRWAAPLPFAVLLALAGAGLALSGVRGSGGATTWGAILACAATPWIFYASSRYRLPMAALLSVPAGCGVSALASGWGGIPRRRLLASLGVATALALGSFLVPSSDLGRIEIAGALANRSVGFKLSGALGKAEKDARRAIAIDPSAPLARFNLGVVLEAGGRRAEAEKMYRDALSVDPGNADAAGNLSRILIDRHAEREAVPILERALAREGRHAVCWTNLVVAEASIGDVPSARRSAEAATKAGVRLDPGMLRALGFAPERSP; from the coding sequence CCCGGCGGCACCTGCCTCTTGCCCTTGTGCTCCTCGCCGCCACGGCAGCTCGGATCGGGTACGTCCTGGCCCAGCCCGCCACCGACCCCGACTTCTCGCGTCCGATGCTGGACGGCGCTTACTTCTTCGACTGGGCACGCTCCCTGGCCTCGGGGCACGGAGGACCGGGCGGGGCGTTCTACCTCGCGCCGCTCTACCCGTACCTCCTGGCCGGCTTCGTCCGGCTGTTCGGAGAGAGCTTCGCGCTCCTCTATATCGCGCAGCACCTCTTCGTGGTCGCTTCGGCCGCCCTACTCGCGGGGGTCGCGCGCCGCGCCTCGTCCGAGCGGGCCGGCCTCTTCGCGGCGGCGATTCTCGTCCTCTATCACCCCTCGCTCTTCTTCGCATCGCGGCCGCTGGGCGAGGCCGTGGCGCTTCTCGTCCTCGCGCTCTCGCTCCGGCTCGCGGTCGGGGATCGCCGCCGTGACGCACTCCTCTCGGGGCTCGCGGGGGGGCTGGCTTCCGCGGCGCGGCCCAACCTCCTGCTGGTTCCCGCCGCCTGGATCGCGACCGGCGTCCTCGCGCGGCGCAGGGTGAGGGCCGCGATCCTCGCCGCCGGCGTGGCGCTCGCCGTGCTCCCTGTCGCGATTCACAATCTCAAGGCGTCGGGCCACCTCGTCCTGCTGTCGTCGAACTCGGGCATCACCCTCTATCACGGGAACGGCCCCGGGGCGAACGGGATCTTCTCCCGGCCGCCGGGCTTCTCGGGAGCGGTCGCGACGCAGCGGGAGGACGCGACCGCCGTCGCGCGAGAGAGGACCGGTTCGCCGCTCGACGACGTCGAGGCGGACGGTTACTGGAGGCGCGAGGCGGTGCGCGCGCGCCTCGCCGATCCCGTGGGGACCTTGGGGCTCGCGGGCCGACGCCTGCTGCTGCTCGTGGACAATGCCGAGCACGGCCTGGACTACGCACCGGCGCTCGACGAGAACCCGTGGCGCTGGGCCGCGCCGCTGCCGTTCGCGGTCCTCCTCGCGCTCGCAGGAGCCGGGCTCGCCCTCTCGGGCGTCCGAGGGTCCGGAGGCGCGACCACGTGGGGAGCGATCCTGGCGTGCGCCGCGACGCCTTGGATCTTCTACGCCTCGAGCCGCTACCGCCTGCCCATGGCCGCCCTGCTCTCGGTCCCGGCGGGATGCGGCGTCTCCGCGCTCGCGTCGGGGTGGGGAGGGATCCCCCGCCGCAGGCTCCTCGCGTCGCTCGGCGTGGCCACCGCCCTCGCCCTCGGCTCGTTCCTCGTGCCTTCGTCGGACCTCGGACGGATCGAGATTGCGGGCGCCCTGGCCAACCGCTCCGTGGGATTCAAGCTCTCGGGCGCCCTCGGCAAGGCGGAGAAGGACGCGCGCCGTGCGATCGCGATCGATCCGTCCGCGCCTCTCGCGCGATTCAACCTCGGCGTCGTGCTCGAGGCCGGGGGACGGCGGGCGGAAGCCGAGAAGATGTATCGCGACGCGCTGTCGGTTGACCCCGGAAACGCCGACGCGGCGGGCAATCTCTCGCGGATCCTCATCGATCGGCACGCCGAGCGCGAGGCGGTGCCGATCCTCGAGCGGGCCCTCGCGCGGGAGGGCCGGCACGCCGTCTGCTGGACGAACCTCGTGGTCGCGGAGGCGTCGATCGGCGACGTCCCGTCGGCAAGGCGCTCCGCCGAGGCGGCGACGAAGGCCGGCGTGCGCCTCGACCCCGGCATGCTCAGGGCGCTGGGGTTCGCTCCCGAGAGGAGCCCATGA